In Paenibacillus sp. FSL R7-0345, a single window of DNA contains:
- the pepT gene encoding peptidase T encodes MKDELIKRFVSYAQMDTQSNEENDTCPSTPGQMELARKLVDELLELGLTEVTVDNHAYVMATLPANTDKEVPVIGFLAHLDTATDFTGTHVKPQLVENYDGGDIVLNKELNIVLSADSFPELPEYKGHTLITTDGTTLLGADNKAGIAEIMTAMAYLIAHPEIKHGKIRVAFTPDEEIGRGPHKFDVAAFGASYAYTVDGGTLGELEYESFNAAAAKITFKGVNVHPGTAKGKMVHSSKIAMAFHLRLPAGEAPEFTDGYEGFYHLISMQGTAEQSKLAYIIRDFDRASFENRKANISSIVEEFKSTYGDENVLLEMNDQYYNMREKIEPVRHIVDIAHEAMENLGITPVIRPIRGGTDGSQLSYMGLPTPNIFTGGENFHGKFEYASVDVMLKAVNVIVEIAKLFEQKA; translated from the coding sequence GTGAAGGATGAACTGATCAAGCGGTTTGTTTCGTATGCGCAGATGGATACCCAGTCGAATGAGGAGAACGATACCTGCCCTTCTACTCCGGGACAAATGGAGCTGGCCCGCAAGCTGGTGGACGAGCTGCTGGAGCTGGGATTAACCGAGGTTACAGTGGACAATCATGCTTATGTGATGGCAACTCTGCCCGCTAACACCGACAAGGAAGTTCCGGTAATCGGATTTCTGGCCCATCTGGATACGGCAACTGATTTTACCGGCACCCATGTAAAGCCCCAACTTGTCGAAAATTATGACGGCGGCGACATCGTGCTGAACAAGGAACTGAATATTGTCCTGTCTGCGGACAGCTTCCCGGAGCTGCCTGAATACAAAGGGCATACCCTGATTACAACTGACGGTACTACACTGCTTGGCGCAGACAACAAGGCAGGAATCGCCGAAATTATGACGGCCATGGCTTACCTGATCGCCCATCCCGAAATCAAGCACGGTAAAATCCGGGTGGCCTTCACTCCCGACGAGGAGATTGGACGCGGACCGCATAAATTCGATGTCGCCGCTTTTGGCGCCAGCTATGCTTATACTGTAGACGGGGGAACGCTTGGTGAGCTGGAATATGAGAGCTTCAACGCCGCTGCCGCCAAAATCACCTTCAAAGGCGTCAACGTCCACCCCGGAACCGCTAAAGGCAAAATGGTACACTCCTCCAAAATCGCGATGGCCTTCCACCTCAGACTGCCTGCCGGCGAAGCGCCTGAATTTACTGACGGCTACGAGGGCTTCTACCACCTGATCTCCATGCAGGGTACGGCGGAGCAGAGCAAGCTGGCTTATATTATCCGTGATTTTGACCGCGCAAGCTTCGAGAACCGTAAAGCGAATATCTCCTCTATTGTCGAGGAATTCAAATCTACTTACGGCGATGAAAACGTGCTGCTGGAGATGAACGACCAGTACTACAATATGCGTGAAAAAATCGAGCCGGTCCGCCATATCGTCGACATCGCCCACGAAGCAATGGAAAACCTCGGCATCACACCGGTAATCCGCCCGATCCGCGGCGGCACCGACGGCTCGCAGCTGTCCTATATGGGACTGCCTACGCCGAATATTTTTACAGGCGGCGAGAACTTCCACGGCAAATTCGAGTACGCTTCGGTCGACGTTATGCTGAAGGCTGTAAATGTAATCGTAGAAATCGCCAAGCTGTTTGAGCAAAAAGCCTAA
- a CDS encoding NADH-dependent flavin oxidoreductase, which produces MLQTDYRPLLDSYAFTNGITLRNRVVMAPMTNFSSNEDGTVSKPELDYYIRRSKGAGMVITACVYVSRGGKGFHGEFGGDRDELIPSLRELASAIKGEGAKAVLQIFHGGRQCPPELLPDGQTVSASDVPAELPGGGQGPAPRTLTDEEIQVIIADFGATTRRAIEAGFDGVEIHGANGYLLQQFFSPHSNRREDRWGGSLENRLSFPLAVLREVKRVVNEYASSPFIVGYRFSPEEPETPGITMAETFALIDALKEEGLDYLHASLMELWSLPRRGTEDARPRIEQIVGRVGGAVPVIGVGSLYKPEDALKSLDTGIELVALGRPLLIDPDYVQKLAEGRAGDIATELDTTAQAELVIPDPLWGALVNTPGWLPLKG; this is translated from the coding sequence ATGCTGCAAACTGATTATCGTCCGCTGCTGGACTCGTATGCATTTACTAATGGGATTACTCTGCGTAACCGCGTGGTTATGGCGCCTATGACTAACTTTTCTTCCAATGAGGACGGTACGGTCTCCAAGCCGGAACTGGACTACTATATCCGCCGCTCCAAAGGTGCAGGTATGGTCATCACGGCCTGTGTGTACGTTAGCCGGGGCGGCAAAGGATTCCACGGGGAGTTCGGCGGAGACCGCGACGAGCTGATCCCGAGCCTGCGCGAGCTGGCATCTGCGATTAAGGGTGAAGGTGCCAAGGCCGTGCTGCAGATTTTCCACGGCGGACGCCAGTGTCCGCCGGAGCTGCTGCCGGACGGGCAGACCGTCAGCGCCAGCGATGTTCCGGCAGAGCTGCCGGGCGGCGGCCAGGGACCTGCGCCGCGCACGCTGACCGATGAAGAGATTCAAGTAATCATCGCTGACTTCGGCGCAACTACCCGCCGGGCCATTGAGGCCGGCTTTGACGGCGTGGAGATTCACGGCGCAAACGGCTATCTGCTGCAGCAGTTTTTCTCGCCGCATTCCAACCGGCGCGAAGACCGCTGGGGCGGCAGCCTGGAGAACCGACTGAGCTTCCCGCTGGCTGTTCTGCGTGAAGTAAAACGCGTTGTGAACGAGTACGCCTCCTCTCCGTTCATCGTCGGCTACCGTTTCTCGCCGGAAGAACCGGAAACACCGGGAATTACAATGGCTGAGACGTTCGCGCTGATTGATGCGCTCAAAGAGGAAGGTCTGGACTACCTGCATGCTTCGCTGATGGAGCTGTGGTCGCTGCCGCGCCGCGGTACGGAAGACGCACGTCCGAGAATCGAACAGATTGTCGGACGCGTGGGCGGTGCTGTGCCGGTCATCGGCGTCGGCTCGCTATACAAGCCGGAAGATGCGCTTAAGAGCCTGGATACAGGCATTGAGCTGGTGGCACTCGGCCGCCCGCTGCTGATCGATCCTGACTATGTGCAGAAGCTTGCCGAAGGCCGCGCCGGCGACATCGCGACCGAGCTGGATACCACAGCCCAGGCTGAGCTGGTCATCCCGGACCCGCTTTGGGGCGCGCTTGTTAACACACCGGGCTGGCTGCCGCTGAAGGGGTAA
- a CDS encoding helix-turn-helix domain-containing protein has protein sequence MATEIKDRINLQEINCEKELTLAVIGGKWKLIILWHLGLEGTKRFSELKKLIPHITQKMLTNQLRELEEDQLVLRKVYAEVPPRVEYSLTDYGQSLLPVLRMMYDWGKDYGNNVVWKNNSQAVE, from the coding sequence TTGGCAACGGAAATTAAAGACCGTATCAATCTGCAGGAAATTAACTGCGAGAAGGAGCTTACGCTCGCCGTTATCGGCGGCAAGTGGAAGCTGATCATCCTGTGGCATCTGGGCCTTGAAGGCACCAAACGCTTCAGCGAGCTGAAGAAGCTCATTCCCCATATTACGCAAAAAATGCTGACCAACCAGCTCCGCGAGCTGGAGGAAGATCAGCTTGTATTAAGAAAAGTGTATGCCGAGGTCCCGCCGAGAGTAGAATACTCCTTGACGGATTACGGGCAAAGTCTGCTGCCTGTGCTTCGGATGATGTATGACTGGGGTAAAGATTACGGGAACAATGTGGTCTGGAAAAATAACAGCCAGGCTGTAGAGTAG